One Perca flavescens isolate YP-PL-M2 chromosome 9, PFLA_1.0, whole genome shotgun sequence genomic window carries:
- the LOC114561189 gene encoding immunoglobulin superfamily member 10 isoform X1, with protein sequence MNTILISSLLGVAAFVLQVATSKETLKASVSVWPPGSNIYLGECVLLQCSVESNSSFAWSYQWLKHEPRAALASTSNPRHLVSGDSYSITAVTREDAGSYRCRAERWESNSSSVVLLSQPATLGVSELPPPSLLTLTPSTRQFLRGEHFTVKCPGSQSNSSGWTLRRFPEDRGVKNAALYTDRCSPLGGAVSAGTSDTCVFTAASGNSGLYWCEGAEGRSNAINITVSYGAILKTPSFPVFEGDKVVLYCQHWTGNHSQITFFKHGAEIGTSSSSGSDRVTKMTIENVTQEDEGFYKCASQDRKLESQESWLSVRPDRGNFTSTDWTAASSSGSWKWIIPCAIVPLLLIPVTVWLVCHYSYQTLGTHRCWSFSKEDLPAVEIPATKQDVTEVQWDLSWMEMSNLLDKQLYPGT encoded by the exons ATGAACACCATCCTTATCTCCTCACTGCTGG GTGTAGCTGCATTTGTTCTCCAAGTTGCTACATCTAAAG AGACTCTAAAggccagtgtgtctgtgtggcctCCGGGGTCGAACATCTACCTCGGTGAGTGCGTGTTGCTGCAGTGCTCAGTGGAGTCAAACTCCAGTTTTGCATGGAGCTACCAGTGGTTAAAGCACGAACCGCGCGCTGCTCTTGCCTCGACCTCCAATCCCAGGCACCTGGTCTCAGGTGACAGCTACTCCATCACCGCGGTAACGAGAGAGGACGCGGGCAGCTACCGGTGCCGAGCGGAGCGGTGGGAGAGCAACAGCAGCTCTGTGGTGCTCCTCAGCCAGCCGGCCACACTCGGTGTGTCAG agctgcctcctccctcactcctgaCTCTGACTCCCAGCACCAGGCAGTTCCTCAGAGGGGAGCATTTCACTGTGAAGTGCCCCGGCTCTCAGAGCAACTCCTCGGGCTGGACACTGAGGCGGTTCCCCGAGGACCGTGGAGTGAAGAACGCGGCCTTATACACTGACCGATGTTCACCACTAGGGGGTGCTGTAAGCGCAGGCACGTCTGACACGTGTGTGTTCACTGCTGCCAGCGGGAACAGTGGACTGTACTGGTGTGAGGGCGCCGAGGGCCGCAGCAACGCAATCAACATCACAGTAAGCT ATGGTGCCATCTTGAAGACTCCTTCCTTCCCTGTATTTGAGGGTGATAAAGTGGTCTTGTACTGTCAGCACTGGACAGGCAATCACAGTCAAATAACCTTCTTTAAACACGGAGCAGAGATCGGCACTTCCAGTTCCTCCGGTTCAGACAGAGTAACAAAGATGACTATAGAGAATGTGACACAGGAAGATGAAGGCTTCTACAAGTGTGCATCCCAGGACAGAAAGCTGGAGAGTCAAGAGAGCTGGTTATCAGTGAGACCTGATCGAG GCAACTTCACATCAACAGATTGGACAGCAGCCTCCAGTAGTG GCTCCTGGAAATGGATCATTCCATGTGCAATTGTACCTCTTCTCCTCATCCCTGTAACTGTTTGGCTAGTTTGTCACTACAG TTACCAGACGCTCGGCACCCATAGGTGTTGGTCATTTTCCAAAGAGGATCTCCCAGCAGTGGAGATTCCTGCGACCAAGCAGGACGTGACAGAAGTACAGTGGGACCTGTCCTGGATGGAGATGTCCAATCTGTTGGATAAACAGTTGTATCCTGGCACGTAA
- the LOC114561189 gene encoding immunoglobulin superfamily member 10 isoform X2, with product MNTILISSLLGVAAFVLQVATSKETLKASVSVWPPGSNIYLGECVLLQCSVESNSSFAWSYQWLKHEPRAALASTSNPRHLVSGDSYSITAVTREDAGSYRCRAERWESNSSSVVLLSQPATLGVSELPPPSLLTLTPSTRQFLRGEHFTVKCPGSQSNSSGWTLRRFPEDRGVKNAALYTDRCSPLGGAVSAGTSDTCVFTAASGNSGLYWCEGAEGRSNAINITVSYGAILKTPSFPVFEGDKVVLYCQHWTGNHSQITFFKHGAEIGTSSSSGSDRVTKMTIENVTQEDEGFYKCASQDRKLESQESWLSVRPDRGSWKWIIPCAIVPLLLIPVTVWLVCHYSYQTLGTHRCWSFSKEDLPAVEIPATKQDVTEVQWDLSWMEMSNLLDKQLYPGT from the exons ATGAACACCATCCTTATCTCCTCACTGCTGG GTGTAGCTGCATTTGTTCTCCAAGTTGCTACATCTAAAG AGACTCTAAAggccagtgtgtctgtgtggcctCCGGGGTCGAACATCTACCTCGGTGAGTGCGTGTTGCTGCAGTGCTCAGTGGAGTCAAACTCCAGTTTTGCATGGAGCTACCAGTGGTTAAAGCACGAACCGCGCGCTGCTCTTGCCTCGACCTCCAATCCCAGGCACCTGGTCTCAGGTGACAGCTACTCCATCACCGCGGTAACGAGAGAGGACGCGGGCAGCTACCGGTGCCGAGCGGAGCGGTGGGAGAGCAACAGCAGCTCTGTGGTGCTCCTCAGCCAGCCGGCCACACTCGGTGTGTCAG agctgcctcctccctcactcctgaCTCTGACTCCCAGCACCAGGCAGTTCCTCAGAGGGGAGCATTTCACTGTGAAGTGCCCCGGCTCTCAGAGCAACTCCTCGGGCTGGACACTGAGGCGGTTCCCCGAGGACCGTGGAGTGAAGAACGCGGCCTTATACACTGACCGATGTTCACCACTAGGGGGTGCTGTAAGCGCAGGCACGTCTGACACGTGTGTGTTCACTGCTGCCAGCGGGAACAGTGGACTGTACTGGTGTGAGGGCGCCGAGGGCCGCAGCAACGCAATCAACATCACAGTAAGCT ATGGTGCCATCTTGAAGACTCCTTCCTTCCCTGTATTTGAGGGTGATAAAGTGGTCTTGTACTGTCAGCACTGGACAGGCAATCACAGTCAAATAACCTTCTTTAAACACGGAGCAGAGATCGGCACTTCCAGTTCCTCCGGTTCAGACAGAGTAACAAAGATGACTATAGAGAATGTGACACAGGAAGATGAAGGCTTCTACAAGTGTGCATCCCAGGACAGAAAGCTGGAGAGTCAAGAGAGCTGGTTATCAGTGAGACCTGATCGAG GCTCCTGGAAATGGATCATTCCATGTGCAATTGTACCTCTTCTCCTCATCCCTGTAACTGTTTGGCTAGTTTGTCACTACAG TTACCAGACGCTCGGCACCCATAGGTGTTGGTCATTTTCCAAAGAGGATCTCCCAGCAGTGGAGATTCCTGCGACCAAGCAGGACGTGACAGAAGTACAGTGGGACCTGTCCTGGATGGAGATGTCCAATCTGTTGGATAAACAGTTGTATCCTGGCACGTAA